The following are encoded in a window of Cyprinus carpio isolate SPL01 chromosome A13, ASM1834038v1, whole genome shotgun sequence genomic DNA:
- the LOC109084186 gene encoding mitochondrial import receptor subunit TOM20 homolog, which translates to MMGGKPSAIAAGVCGALFIGYCIYFDRKRRSDPNFKTRLRERRKKQRAAQNKCGLAQLPDLKDAAAVQKFFLDEIQLGEELLAQGDYEKGVDHLTNAIAVCGQPQQLLQVLQQTLPPPVFQMLLTKLPTISQRIVSAQSLEEDDVE; encoded by the exons ATGATGGGCGGCAAACCGAGCGCGATCGCCGCGGGCGTCTGCGGCGCGCTCTTCATCGGGTACTGTATCTATTTCGACAGAAAGCGACGCAGCGATCCGAACTTCAAAACCAGACTGCGTGAAC GGAGGAAGAAACAGAGAGCTGCTCAAAATAAATGTGGACTTGCTCAA CTGCCAGATCTTAAAGATGCAGCAGCCGTGCAGAAGTTCTTCCTGGACGAGATCCAGCTGGGCGAGGAGCTGCTGGCGCAGG GAGACTATGAGAAGGGTGTTGATCACCTGACCAACGCCATCGCCGTCTGCGGCCAACCACAGCAGCTCCTGCAGGTGCTCCAGCAGACTCTGCCTCCACCCGTCTTCCAGATGCTGCTCACCAAACTGCCCACGATCAGTCAG CGGATCGTGAGCgctcagagtctggaggaagacgaCGTGGAGTGA